Proteins from a single region of Trypanosoma brucei brucei TREU927 chromosome 7, complete sequence:
- a CDS encoding electron transfer protein, putative (similar to Adrenodoxin homolog, mitochondrial precursor (Mitochondrialferredoxin). (Swiss-Prot:Q12184) [Saccharomyces cerevisiae;]), with protein sequence MAALRYLLAPRRALVTPFLRSVTCVSSGGIFSSQRPHTFPVLWHAVRTHSNDSGERSKPLTLHVQLPCGTMRTLTAYEGQTLLDVAMEHGLPIEGACGGSCACSTCHVYLENDEAMELFDEATDEENDMLDMAFFPQSTSRLGCQLTLRQQKHDGLKISLPKATRNMYVDGHTITPHH encoded by the coding sequence ATGGCTGCTTTACGCTACTTGCTTGCTCCACGGCGAGCTCTTGTCACTCCTTTTCTCAGGTCGGTGACTTGTGTGAGTAGCGGTGGTATTTTCAGTAGTCAACGACCTCACACATTCCCTGTTTTGTGGCATGCCGTTCGAACCCATAGCAACGACAGTGGGGAACGTAGCAAGCCGCTAACGCTTCATGTGCAATTGCCCTGCGGTACTATGCGGACACTGACAGCATATGAAGGACAGACACTGTTGGATGTTGCGATGGAACATGGACTCCCGATTGAGGGAGCGTGCGGTGGCTCTTGCGCCTGCTCCACGTGTCACGTGTACCTAGAGAATGACGAGGCTATGGAGTTGTTTGATGAAGCTACCGATGAAGAGAATGATATGCTTGACATGGCTTTTTTCCCTCAGTCGACGTCGCGATTGGGTTGTCAACTAACTTTGCGGCAACAGAAACACGACGGATTGAAGATTTCACTTCCTAAGGCGACAAGGAATATGTATGTGGACGGCCACACCATAACCCCTCATCACTGA
- a CDS encoding RNA-binding protein, putative (similar to Putative RNA-binding protein 3 (RNA binding motif protein 3) (RNPL). (Swiss-Prot:P98179) {Homo sapiens}; similar to Glycine-rich RNA-binding protein 7. (Swiss-Prot:Q03250) {Arabidopsis thaliana}), with protein sequence MNKLTFTPLTDGEEFSARRGRGHKSAPISLIIDNTCRVYITQIPFSRIERDGVNALRSEFEAFGPVEAYKMFTDRSGRFIGTVLCTYRNPADASAAVQHMNDQNIDGSILKVSLSRDHGVVLLHNADGGEQSHAGGNDSVDGKWKHDRYHDGTQESTDSVRGGRGFGRGHSFPFRNGRGGPHMRRGGGRGRGLGGRSSGFPGRDVDEAFERYIASRDAQRRAGSPNENEGDPTGEVACETEAAEVVCEVVGDIGNDSAQVPEADNAPAEAVAGNEES encoded by the coding sequence ATGAACAAACTTACATTTACGCCACTTACAGATGGTGAAGAGTTCTCCGCGAGGCGTGGGCGTGGCCATAAATCTGCTCCAATAAGTCTTATCATCGACAACACTTGTCGCGTGTACATAACACAAATTCCCTTTTCTCGCATCGAACGTGATGGCGTCAATGCCCTCCGATCTGAATTTGAGGCGTTTGGCCCCGTGGAGGCATATAAAATGTTTACTGACAGGTCTGGGCGCTTCATCGGCACCGTGTTATGTACGTACCGTAACCCAGCAGATGCCAGTGCGGCCGTTCAGCACATGAATGATCAAAATATTGATGGAAGCATTCTTAAGGTTTCGCTTTCACGCGATCATGGAGTCGTTCTACTGCATAATGCCGATGGTGGTGAGCAGAGTCATGCCGGTGGTAATGATAGTGTCGACGGCAAGTGGAAGCACGATCGATATCATGATGGTACGCAAGAAAGCACCGACTCTGTACGGGGAGGAAGAGGTTTCGGTAGGGGACATTCCTTTCCGTTCCGCAATGGGCGAGGAGGCCCTCACATGAGGCGCGGGGGTGGCCGTGGGCGGGGTTTGGGTGGGCGTAGCAGCGGTTTCCCGGGACGTGATGTGGATGAGGCGTTTGAGCGGTACATCGCCTCGCGTGACGCACAGCGCCGTGCAGGTTCTCCTAATGAGAATGAAGGAGACCCAACCGGTGAGGTTGCTTGTGAAACGGAAGCGGCTGAGGTTGTATGTGAGGTAGTTGGTGACATTGGTAATGACTCCGCGCAGGTACCTGAGGCAGACAACGCCCCTGCTGAGGCTGTTGCAGGAAATGAAGAGTCGTAA